The Nocardioides marmorisolisilvae genomic interval CTGGAGGGCTGGGCGCTGGCGGCCGAGGTGGGCGTGGTCGCGATCGATCCCGAGCTCGCCGACACCGCGGCCTGTGCGGCGGCGTACGACCTGCCGATGGACTCCGGGGCGAACTGCGTGGTCGTTGCGGGCAAGCGTGCCGGTGAGGAGCGGATCGCGGCCTGCATGGTGCGTGCGGACACCCGTGCGGACGTCAACAACGTCGTCAAGCGGATGCTCGACGTCCGCAAGTGCTCCTTCCTGCCGTTGGAGCGCGCGGTCGCGGAGACCGCGATGGAGTACGGCGGCATCACGCCGATCGGCCTGCCCGCGAACTGGCGGATCCTCGTCGACGAGCGGGTGACCGGCATCGACGTCGCCGTGATCGGCAGCGGCATCCGTGGCTCGAAGCTCCTCCTTCCCGGTCGGCTGCTCGGGGCGCTACCGGGGGCGGAGGTGGTCGCCGGCCTGGCCGGTTAGCGGGCGGACCGCTCGAGGAAATCTGGTCGACCCGGACGCACCGGGGCTGGTTGGCTGACCGGCATGGAGCCAGCGACAGCGAGGTTCGACCGGACGATCCGCACCGTGATGTGGATCGACGCGCTGCTCTCCCTGCTGGTGGCGCTGCTGAGCATCGTGGCGGTGCCGCTGCTGGCAGTCCTCGGCTTCCCCCACCGCGCGACGCTCGGCCTGGGGATCGCCGGCGACCTGCGCCGTCGTGCTCGCGGGCTGCGGCGCTGTGACCGCCGTCCTGCTGGCGCTGCGGATGCGCGACGGCGACTACGGGCTCCCGCCGGGACTGCGGCTCCCGTTGCCCTCGTGGATGCGGGCGGTGTCCGACCAGCCGGCTCAGGGCTCCGGCGCGGTGGCGAGCCAGGAGGAGTAGCCGCGAAGCCCGTCGTACGTCGACCAGATGCGACGGGCCCAGGGGTGGTGTCAGGGGAATTCCGGATGACGAACAGCGTTCGCCCCTGCTGGAATGTGCCCATGCACCGCCAGATCGCCGGCACGCTGACCGGCCCGCGCACCAAGTGGCTCGTCCTCGCTCTGTGGATCATCGCCGTGGCCGTGCTGGGCAGCTTCGCCGGGAAGCTCACCGGGGTCGAGGACAACCAGGCACAGTCCTGGCTTCCCGGGAACGCCGAGTCCACCCGGGCGCTGGCCAAGCTGGAGGCGTTCCAGGACAAGAACGACATCCCGACCACGCTCGTCTACGAGCGCGACGGCGGCCTGACCAGGTCCGACCTCGGCACGATCGCCCAGCAGGTCGACCGGGTGCAGCGACTCGACGGCGCCGTACCGGTCACCCGGCCCGACGGGACCCCGGTGCCTGCTGCCGCCCTGGTCCAGGTCTCCCGCGACGGCGAGGCGGCCCAGGCGACCGTGCACTTCAACTTCGGCAAGAACGGCTGGAACAAGCTGCCCGACGCCGCCGCAGAGATGCACCGGATCGCGACCATTCCCGGCGTCACCTTCCACCTGGCCGGCCCCGGCGGACAGGCGGCGGACTCGGCGCAGGCGTTCTCCGGGCTGGACGGCAAGCTGCTCGGCTTCACCGTGCTGGTCGTCATGGTGATCCTGCTGCTCACCTACCGCAGCCCGCTGCTCTGGCTGCTGCCCGTCGTCTCGGCCGGCGTCGCCCTCGTGCTGGCCCAGGCCGTGGTGTACTTCCTCGCCAAGGACGCCGGCATGACCGTGAACGGGCAGAGTCAGGGGATCCTCACGGTGCTCGTCTTCGGGGCCGGCACGGACTACGCGCTGCTCCTGGTGGCCCGCTACCGCGAGGAGCTGCACCGCCACCGCGACAAGCACGAGGCGATGGCGTTCGCGCTGCACCGCGCGGCGCCGGCCATCGTCGCCAGCGGTCTCACCGTGATCCTGGGGATGCTGTGCCTGATGGTCGCGGAGATGAACTCGACCGCGGGGATGGGACCGGTTCTCGCCGTCGGGATCGTGATCGCGCTGGCGGTGATGGTCACGCTGCTGCCCGCACTGCTGGTGATCGTGCCGCGTTGGGTCTTCTGGCCGGCGCGGCCGCAGTTCGGTACGCCGGAGCCGACCGCCTCCGGCTTCTGGGCACGGGTCGGCCGGCGGATCGCGGTCCGGCCGCGCACGGTCTGGGTCGGCACGGCGATCCTGCTCGCCATCGCCTGTCTGGGCATCGTCAAGCTGGACGCCCATGGACTGTCGACCCAGGACAGCTACACCAAGGAGTTCGACTCGATCAAGGGCCAGAACATCCTGGCCGCGCACCACCTTGCCGACAACTCCAACCCGGTCATGGTGGTCTCGAACGCCGACAAGGCAGCACAGGTCAGCGCGGCCATGACCGGCGTGAAGGGAGTGAACACCCCGACGAAGCCGGTGGTGAAGGACGGGGTCGCGTTCGCGCAGGCCACCCTCGTGGACGACCCGACGTCACCGGCGGCGTACGACGCGGTCCAGCGGCTGCGCGAGCGTGTGCACGCCGTACCAGGCGCGGACGCGCTGGTCGGTGGCGGTACGGCCATCAACGCCGACGTCGAGACCGCCTCCGCGCACGACACCCGCGCGATCATCCCGCTGGTGCTGGTGGTGGTGCTCCTCATCCTGATGACACTGCTGCGCGCCGCCCTCTCCCCGATCCTGCTGATCGGCACCGTGCTGCTGTCCTTCGGGGCGGCCCTCGGGCTCAGCTCGTTGATCTTCCACTACCTGCTGGGCTTCGCGGGCGCGGACGCGGGCTTCCCGCTCTTCGTGTTCGTGTTCCTGGTCGCCCTGGGCATCGACTACAACATCTTCTTGATGACCCGGGTCCGCGAGGAGGCCGCCACCAAGGGGACCCGGGAGGGGTCGTTGATCGCCCTCGCCTCGACCGGCGGCGTCATCACGTCAGCCGGGCTGGTGCTGGCCGCGACGTTCTCGGTGCTGGGCACGATGCCGCTGGTCGCCTTCGCCGAGATCGGGCTCGCGGTCGCGCTGGGCGTGCTCCTCGACACGATGATCGTGCGGTCGGTCCTGGTGACCGCGCTCAACCTCGACCTGGGCAGCGTCATCTGGTGGCCGAGCCGGCTCGATCGCGGCACCTCGGACGTCGCCCGTCTCGAGCAGGTCGCGGCGCGCACCCGCGACTGAGCCGCCCCGGTTGAACCGCGCGGCACACTGGGTGATGCTGCGGATCCTGACAGTAGTACTGTCACGGTATTCACGGCACGGAAGGAACCCGATGAAGCTGTCCACGATGCTGATGTACGACGGCAACCCGCGCGCGGCGGCCGACCAGGTGGCCGCACTGGAGAAGGCAGGCCTGGACACCGTCTGGGTCGCCGAGGCCTACGGGTTCGACTCGCCCACATTGATGGGCTATCTCGCCGCGAAGACCGAGACCGTCGAGATCGGCGCCGCGATCCTGAACATCTACTCCCGGACGCCGGGTGCCCTGCTGCAGACCGCGGCCGGCCTCGACAACGTCTCCGGCGGGCGCGCGCTCCTCGGGCTGGGCGCCTCCGGCCCACAGGTCATCGAGGGCTTCCACGGCGTCCCCTACGAGAAGCCGCTGACCAGGACCCGGGAGATCATCGACATCATCCGCGCCGGGATGCGTCGCGAGCCGCTCCGTGCGGACGGCACGTTCCAGCTCCCGCTGGACAAGGAGCACGGCGCCGTGACCGGCCTCGGCAAGCCGCTCAAGCTGCTCACCCGCCCCGAGCGGGACTCGGTCCCGATCTACCTCGCGGCGCTCGGGCAGAAGAACGTCGAGCTCGCCGCCGAGGTCGCGGACGGCTGGCTGCCCCACCTCTTCTACCCCGAGAAGTTCTCGACCGTGTGGGGCGACGCGATCAAGGCCGGTACGGCGAAGCGGGATGCCTCACTCGGCCCGATGAACATCGTGGCGGGCGGGATGGTGGCGATCGGTGAGGGTCCCGACACCAAGGCGCTGCTGGACTTCGCCCGCCCGCTCTTCGCGCTCTACGTCGGCGGCATGGGCGCGAAGGGCAAGAACTTCTACAACGACGTCGCGCGGGCCTACGGCTACGAGGATGCAGCCGAGAGGATCCAGGACCTCTACCTCTCCGGCAAGAAGGACGAGGCCGCGGCGCTGGTGCCGACCGAGTGGCTCGAGGCCGCCAACCTGGTCGGCCCGGCGTCGTACGTCCAGGAGCGCATCGCAGCCTTCAAGGAGGCGGGCGTGACCAGCCTCAATGTCACCCCCGTGGGCGACGACCCGGCCGCGATCGTCACCCAGCTCAAGGAGTGGGTCGGCTGAGCGGTGCAGCGTGAGGGTCGCGCCGAGTTGAGCGCAGCACGCCGATGCTCGCTGAAGACCCGCTCAGCGATGCACCTTCAAGATCACCCTGCTCGAGGTGCCAGCGGCGTTGGTCGCGGTCGCGGGTCGCAGGACCCGGAACCGGTAGGTGCCTGCCCGGCGCTCCTTGACCGCGATCACGAAGCCGACCCTCCTGGTGTGGTCGGGCATCCGCTGGCGTCGGATCCTCGCGTGGATTGCCAGGGTCTTCCAGGCCCCGTGCACGCGTCGCTGGAGATAGACGAGCTGGCCGCTGCCGGCCGGACGGACCGTGCCGTACACCCGCGCTCGCGTCTGCCGGGCCACTCGGCCCGGCCTCACGGCGGCCTGCACGACCTGGCGGACGGCGACCGTGTCCACCGCGCTGGTCGAGGCGCGCCGGGTGCTGCTGCCGGCGTACCGCCAGCGGTACTGCGTGTTCACCCTCGGCGAGACCCGAGCCGAGGCGGCACCCGATGCGTTGGTGGTGCTGGCGTGGCAGGAGCCGAACGCGCCCGTGGTGCCCATGCGTGAGCACAGCTGCACCTGCGCCCCGCGCACCGGCCCTCCCGCGCTCAGGACGGTGCGGACGGTGAGGTGACCGCCGTAGCCGATCGTGCTGTGCATTGCCGTGGAGGGTGTCAGGGTGGTCGCTCTCGGCGGCGCGGTTCGAGGATCGACTGCCCCGATGTCGCAGCCGGTCTCCGGCCTCGCCGTGCCGCGCTGGTCGACGCGGAACGCCGCACCAGCGCAGTCGGTGTCACCGGCGGCACCGATCGCCGGGCTGGTCCGGGCGGGCAGCAGCGTGTCGGTGGGTCCGCCGTTGTCGGCGAGCGCTCCGAGCCCTGCAGGCACCCCGACGATGTCGTGGTCGGCTGCCGATAGGGCACAGCTGGTGTCGTCGGACAGGTTGTGGCCATCGGACTCGATCACGCTCGCGACCGGGTCGTCGGCCGCGCAGTTCGCGGTGGTCGAGCCGGCCTTGTTCGACGCGATGGCAGTGTCGGCCAGCTTCAGCTGCGCGGCGAACCCGATCGAGGCGCCGGCCTGAGCGGGTCGACCCTCGCCCTCTTGCGCGGTGGCCAGATAGACCCCGGCGCCATGACCGCCCGCGTCCACGGTGTTGCCTGCGATGGTGCTGAACCCGAGCTCTGCGTCCGCTGCCAGCAGGAAGAGACCGCCGCCCGCGGAGCCCGCCCCGGTTGCCGAGTTGCCCGCGACCGTGCTGTTGGTCAGCTTCAACGAACCGAACTGTGCCCCGATCCCCGCACCGACACCGCTGGTGACCGTATTGGCGGCCACTGTGCTGTGACGCACATCGAGGCGACCTCCATCGACGAAGATCCCGCCACCGGCGTCGGTGGCGGTGTTGCCGGTGACGGTCGAGTGGTCGAGGACAAGGCTTCCCTCGACCTCCGCGCCGCCGCCCTGCTCAACTCCGGAACCGCCGCGGAGCGTCACGCCGTCAACGGTGACGCCAACGACGCCGACATCGACCACCCTGTCGCCGGCGGAGCTCTGCTTGATCGTGGTGAGTCGTGCTCCCGCGCCGTCGACGGTGAGTGCCTGCGCGAGATCCAGCTGACCCTGGGTCAGCGTGTAGGTGCCCTTCGGCAGCGTGATCGTGCCGCCGGGTGCGACGGCGGCGACAGCCTCGCGCAACGAGCAGCTGTCGGCGGTGTACCCGGGATAGTCGCCATAGCAGATCCCGTGACCGTCGGGGTCGTCGAACCGGGTGACGCTGAGCGTGGTCGGCTGCGGTGGGACACCCGCCATGGTGAGCGGAACCTTGACGTCACCCGAGAGGGCCTTGATCGTCAGAACGGCGTGATAGTCGCGCAGCGCGCCCGGGCTCGCGGAGACTCCCACGTCGCAGCCGCCACCGCCGAACTCCTCGGGAACCAGGACCGCCAGGCTGCAGCTGTTCCCGGTCGGGGTGAGCTGGAAGGAGGAGGCGTCGGGCCCACCGATCGAGACGTCACCGAGATAGTTCGCGCCCGTGA includes:
- a CDS encoding YbaK/EbsC family protein codes for the protein MTALTLGTLTTEPALDRPDLLGTSVRETLEGWALAAEVGVVAIDPELADTAACAAAYDLPMDSGANCVVVAGKRAGEERIAACMVRADTRADVNNVVKRMLDVRKCSFLPLERAVAETAMEYGGITPIGLPANWRILVDERVTGIDVAVIGSGIRGSKLLLPGRLLGALPGAEVVAGLAG
- a CDS encoding MMPL family transporter, encoding MEPATARFDRTIRTVMWIDALLSLLVALLSIVAVPLLAVLGFPHRATLGLGIAGDLRRRARGLRRCDRRPAGAADARRRLRAPAGTAAPVALVDAGGVRPAGSGLRRGGEPGGVAAKPVVRRPDATGPGVVSGEFRMTNSVRPCWNVPMHRQIAGTLTGPRTKWLVLALWIIAVAVLGSFAGKLTGVEDNQAQSWLPGNAESTRALAKLEAFQDKNDIPTTLVYERDGGLTRSDLGTIAQQVDRVQRLDGAVPVTRPDGTPVPAAALVQVSRDGEAAQATVHFNFGKNGWNKLPDAAAEMHRIATIPGVTFHLAGPGGQAADSAQAFSGLDGKLLGFTVLVVMVILLLTYRSPLLWLLPVVSAGVALVLAQAVVYFLAKDAGMTVNGQSQGILTVLVFGAGTDYALLLVARYREELHRHRDKHEAMAFALHRAAPAIVASGLTVILGMLCLMVAEMNSTAGMGPVLAVGIVIALAVMVTLLPALLVIVPRWVFWPARPQFGTPEPTASGFWARVGRRIAVRPRTVWVGTAILLAIACLGIVKLDAHGLSTQDSYTKEFDSIKGQNILAAHHLADNSNPVMVVSNADKAAQVSAAMTGVKGVNTPTKPVVKDGVAFAQATLVDDPTSPAAYDAVQRLRERVHAVPGADALVGGGTAINADVETASAHDTRAIIPLVLVVVLLILMTLLRAALSPILLIGTVLLSFGAALGLSSLIFHYLLGFAGADAGFPLFVFVFLVALGIDYNIFLMTRVREEAATKGTREGSLIALASTGGVITSAGLVLAATFSVLGTMPLVAFAEIGLAVALGVLLDTMIVRSVLVTALNLDLGSVIWWPSRLDRGTSDVARLEQVAARTRD
- a CDS encoding LLM class F420-dependent oxidoreductase, which produces MKLSTMLMYDGNPRAAADQVAALEKAGLDTVWVAEAYGFDSPTLMGYLAAKTETVEIGAAILNIYSRTPGALLQTAAGLDNVSGGRALLGLGASGPQVIEGFHGVPYEKPLTRTREIIDIIRAGMRREPLRADGTFQLPLDKEHGAVTGLGKPLKLLTRPERDSVPIYLAALGQKNVELAAEVADGWLPHLFYPEKFSTVWGDAIKAGTAKRDASLGPMNIVAGGMVAIGEGPDTKALLDFARPLFALYVGGMGAKGKNFYNDVARAYGYEDAAERIQDLYLSGKKDEAAALVPTEWLEAANLVGPASYVQERIAAFKEAGVTSLNVTPVGDDPAAIVTQLKEWVG
- a CDS encoding choice-of-anchor Q domain-containing protein encodes the protein MHLSALRARVAVLALALAGGLVALGPAPSSYAGSGIEGYPTDPNIIVACGRGTVSTGGPACLTLPEALAAALKQNNAQVGPVTIELLPGAYCPISIAPPTGSTIYRSIALVGIGPGAFLDEPGPVVQNVPDAEMASFTWDSSCGHDVPNAMISAYDGPTSSYGAVTLRNLTVDGSGAGAPAIGISAGNTNLDLRDVVAQNFTSKGVSFYGDPDYSEMQVDGSLFTANQTGVDAAGEYSIDESTFTGNTGAGLENDGNGNLANDTIMGNGVGIDSSAPLAAVNTIVVDNPDGANTANCNGSGWESGGGASGNNLVDGNCTLMTGENPDIVPNGPITKVQFFSENGGPTPTIISPGDARGRGVSGWCGLTDQREFRQASNGCDIGAYNAQVGEVAATVTPSGGDLGQVRIGSTATGGVHLSAVTGANYLGDVSIGGPDASSFQLTPTGNSCSLAVLVPEEFGGGGCDVGVSASPGALRDYHAVLTIKALSGDVKVPLTMAGVPPQPTTLSVTRFDDPDGHGICYGDYPGYTADSCSLREAVAAVAPGGTITLPKGTYTLTQGQLDLAQALTVDGAGARLTTIKQSSAGDRVVDVGVVGVTVDGVTLRGGSGVEQGGGAEVEGSLVLDHSTVTGNTATDAGGGIFVDGGRLDVRHSTVAANTVTSGVGAGIGAQFGSLKLTNSTVAGNSATGAGSAGGGLFLLAADAELGFSTIAGNTVDAGGHGAGVYLATAQEGEGRPAQAGASIGFAAQLKLADTAIASNKAGSTTANCAADDPVASVIESDGHNLSDDTSCALSAADHDIVGVPAGLGALADNGGPTDTLLPARTSPAIGAAGDTDCAGAAFRVDQRGTARPETGCDIGAVDPRTAPPRATTLTPSTAMHSTIGYGGHLTVRTVLSAGGPVRGAQVQLCSRMGTTGAFGSCHASTTNASGAASARVSPRVNTQYRWRYAGSSTRRASTSAVDTVAVRQVVQAAVRPGRVARQTRARVYGTVRPAGSGQLVYLQRRVHGAWKTLAIHARIRRQRMPDHTRRVGFVIAVKERRAGTYRFRVLRPATATNAAGTSSRVILKVHR